One segment of Nostoc flagelliforme CCNUN1 DNA contains the following:
- a CDS encoding ScyA-related TPP-binding enzyme, translating into MDAKFQDIKANTNKKLNSTEQQSHSKPSKPFSVAEAVVKILEDMGVQYAFGVSGGAIAPVWAALHQSSIQVLHFRHEAGAAFAAIEAHFASDRPVVIFTTTGPGITNALTGLLAARWEGAKVILISASTSASQRGRWACQETSTYTMPSAGIFTSGQIFHYAITLESSHELTEVSRRLALGLGQPGGFVAHISIPTNIQTSSLKTLLPRVTLSHGVATATEETIAKCVQLLSEGPFAIWVGFGARGAAQEIRQLAESTGAAVMCSPRAKGIFPEDHPQFVGVTGFGGHKSVLTYMQVQRPRRILVLGTRLGEFTSFWNPAMIPWQGFLHVDIDPEVPGTAYPSTDTFAIQSDVRIFLKNVLKNFRESTGRSKTIVLPRFERDVLKPRATGLVRPELLMNMIQQVIVDGSDAVVMAESGNSFAWVIHLLRFTTPSRYRISNGFGSMGHFVTGVVGATLARRNGKAIAIVGDGAMLMNSEVNTAVKYQIPALWIVLNDGCYNICKQGMAYLGFNDVDATIPQADFVKIAQGMGAEGIRVESEAEVQVALEKAIAANGPFVVDVIIDPTQIPPSESRNQSLILQGATNY; encoded by the coding sequence ATGGATGCTAAATTTCAGGATATAAAAGCAAATACCAATAAAAAATTAAACTCAACTGAACAGCAATCTCATAGCAAGCCATCCAAACCTTTTTCGGTAGCGGAGGCAGTGGTAAAAATCCTGGAAGATATGGGAGTGCAGTATGCCTTTGGTGTTTCGGGAGGCGCGATCGCCCCAGTGTGGGCTGCGTTACACCAAAGTTCCATCCAGGTGCTGCACTTTCGCCATGAAGCTGGAGCAGCTTTTGCAGCCATTGAGGCGCACTTTGCTAGCGATCGCCCGGTTGTAATATTCACTACTACAGGGCCAGGAATCACCAACGCTTTGACAGGGCTATTAGCTGCCCGTTGGGAGGGCGCTAAGGTTATTCTTATCTCAGCTTCAACCTCGGCATCACAACGGGGACGTTGGGCTTGCCAAGAAACTAGCACGTACACAATGCCTAGCGCTGGTATTTTTACTTCCGGGCAAATATTCCATTATGCAATCACTCTCGAATCCAGCCATGAACTCACAGAGGTTTCTCGAAGGCTTGCTCTTGGACTAGGACAACCAGGAGGATTCGTAGCTCATATAAGTATTCCTACAAATATCCAGACAAGTTCATTAAAGACATTATTACCACGAGTAACTCTGTCTCATGGTGTAGCAACAGCAACTGAGGAAACAATCGCAAAATGTGTCCAGTTACTGTCTGAGGGGCCGTTTGCAATCTGGGTCGGTTTTGGGGCACGAGGTGCTGCACAAGAGATTCGCCAGCTTGCCGAGAGCACAGGGGCTGCCGTAATGTGTTCACCACGGGCTAAAGGTATCTTCCCTGAAGACCATCCTCAGTTCGTAGGCGTCACAGGCTTTGGCGGACATAAGTCAGTTTTAACGTACATGCAGGTGCAACGTCCAAGGCGCATACTAGTACTGGGAACACGCCTTGGTGAATTTACCTCCTTTTGGAATCCTGCGATGATTCCCTGGCAGGGCTTCCTACATGTTGACATCGACCCGGAGGTACCGGGAACTGCATATCCATCCACTGACACTTTCGCCATCCAGTCCGACGTGAGAATATTCTTGAAGAACGTGCTGAAGAACTTCAGAGAAAGTACTGGTCGCTCAAAAACAATAGTGCTGCCTCGATTTGAACGCGATGTCCTCAAGCCACGCGCGACCGGACTAGTGCGACCAGAACTGCTCATGAATATGATTCAACAAGTCATTGTTGATGGAAGCGATGCAGTAGTAATGGCAGAGTCAGGTAACTCATTTGCTTGGGTTATTCATCTACTGCGATTTACCACACCAAGCCGTTACCGGATTAGCAACGGATTTGGTTCCATGGGGCATTTTGTTACAGGCGTAGTGGGTGCTACTTTAGCGCGGCGGAATGGTAAGGCTATTGCCATTGTTGGAGATGGTGCCATGCTGATGAACAGCGAGGTAAACACGGCTGTGAAATATCAAATTCCTGCTCTCTGGATTGTACTCAATGATGGGTGCTATAACATCTGCAAACAGGGAATGGCGTATCTAGGGTTCAATGACGTGGATGCAACGATTCCGCAAGCAGATTTTGTCAAGATTGCTCAGGGGATGGGAGCAGAAGGTATTCGGGTTGAAAGCGAAGCTGAAGTTCAGGTAGCACTCGAAAAAGCGATCGCAGCGAACGGCCCATTTGTGGTTGACGTAATCATCGACCCCACCCAAATACCACCATCAGAGAGTCGTAATCAGAGTTTGATTTTACAAGGCGCTACAAATTATTAA
- a CDS encoding haloacid dehalogenase type II, translating into MNQAMEYKKVIYIHQYKALTFDCYGTLIDWENGILGVLKPLLLAHNTNLDDAQILELFAEFEAELEKGDYIKYREVLKRVVQKFGERFGFEPTADELNSLADSIQDWLPFSDTIEALKTLKQKFKLVIISNVDDDLFAFSAKHLQVEFDQIITAEQAKSYKPSLNNFRLAIERIDLPLEQILHVAASVYHDIVTAKSLGLSTVWVNRRAVQKGINTTGSAISQPDLEVPDLKTLAALSSAK; encoded by the coding sequence ATGAATCAAGCTATGGAGTATAAAAAAGTGATTTACATCCATCAGTACAAGGCTTTAACTTTCGATTGTTACGGAACCCTAATCGATTGGGAGAACGGTATCTTAGGGGTGCTAAAGCCACTTTTGCTGGCACATAACACTAATTTGGATGACGCTCAAATTCTGGAACTGTTTGCTGAATTTGAAGCAGAACTGGAAAAAGGAGACTATATCAAATATCGGGAAGTTTTGAAGAGAGTAGTCCAGAAATTTGGTGAACGATTTGGCTTTGAGCCAACTGCTGACGAACTAAATTCACTTGCTGATTCGATTCAGGATTGGCTGCCTTTCTCTGATACAATTGAGGCACTTAAAACCCTCAAGCAAAAGTTTAAGCTGGTAATTATCTCAAATGTAGATGACGATCTCTTTGCTTTCTCGGCAAAGCACTTGCAGGTGGAATTTGACCAGATAATCACAGCAGAACAGGCAAAAAGCTACAAACCCTCCTTAAACAACTTCAGACTAGCTATTGAAAGAATTGATTTGCCGCTAGAGCAGATATTACACGTTGCTGCTAGTGTATATCACGATATCGTTACAGCCAAATCTCTAGGACTATCAACAGTCTGGGTAAACCGTCGAGCAGTCCAAAAAGGAATTAACACCACAGGTTCAGCAATAAGTCAACCTGACTTAGAAGTGCCGGATTTAAAGACTCTCGCTGCTTTGAGTTCAGCGAAATAA
- a CDS encoding DUF5895 domain-containing protein, with product MKASANFDFEDDKFNAPPSQVLPWCQMINPRYGTDGMQSHGLAIKLDNANAVGFVPDDNWQQVEHEFSSGVETVFITTTPRVVIVRRGPLSVKDRESGLKLGTLKENYDAFLADKLKFKTFTRYLIFIVGENKKFLHESPLQLTLNGAAGASFSKTYCEYQQGKVVSGFVAELEKAYAVYRKQPLTPKGPLFHAHGIFCPIIECEERGIEPNTVLVASTVDYKHPTVGTLTQYLIASDSLESAMICKTFEEYKDFGKEPVKSETPKLAMAGVSNSYVYADEDDFAYPPY from the coding sequence ATGAAAGCATCTGCTAATTTCGACTTTGAAGACGATAAATTTAATGCACCGCCTTCTCAAGTCCTTCCCTGGTGTCAGATGATTAATCCTCGATATGGCACAGATGGTATGCAATCCCACGGTTTGGCAATTAAGCTGGATAATGCCAATGCTGTCGGCTTTGTGCCAGATGATAATTGGCAGCAAGTGGAGCATGAATTTAGCTCTGGAGTCGAAACGGTCTTTATTACCACTACTCCACGCGTGGTTATAGTGCGTCGGGGACCATTATCTGTCAAAGACCGGGAAAGTGGTTTAAAACTGGGTACGCTCAAAGAGAATTATGATGCTTTTTTAGCCGACAAACTTAAATTTAAAACCTTTACTCGCTATCTAATTTTTATAGTGGGAGAAAATAAAAAGTTTTTACATGAATCACCACTACAACTAACTCTTAATGGTGCAGCCGGAGCGAGTTTCAGCAAAACCTACTGCGAATATCAACAAGGCAAAGTAGTTAGTGGATTCGTTGCTGAACTAGAAAAAGCTTATGCTGTTTACCGTAAGCAACCTTTGACACCAAAAGGCCCTTTGTTCCACGCTCATGGGATTTTTTGCCCGATAATTGAGTGTGAAGAAAGAGGTATTGAACCAAATACAGTTCTCGTAGCTTCAACTGTAGACTACAAACATCCCACGGTAGGGACTTTAACACAATACTTAATTGCTTCCGATTCTCTTGAGTCTGCAATGATTTGTAAGACTTTTGAAGAATACAAAGATTTTGGGAAGGAACCTGTAAAATCAGAAACGCCTAAATTGGCAATGGCAGGAGTTTCTAACTCTTATGTTTATGCTGATGAAGATGATTTTGCTTATCCGCCGTACTAA